A window from Triticum aestivum cultivar Chinese Spring chromosome 6D, IWGSC CS RefSeq v2.1, whole genome shotgun sequence encodes these proteins:
- the LOC123145836 gene encoding serine/arginine-rich splicing factor RSZ21 — MARLYVGNLDARVTAGELEDEFRVFGVLRSVWVARKPPGFAFIDFDDKRDAEDALRDLDGKNGWRVELSRNDRGDRGGRGGGAGGGGGGRDRGGSDMKCYECGESGHFARECRLRIGSGGLGSGRRRSRSRSRSRSPRYRRSPSYGRRSYSPRDRSPRRRSASPAPARGRSYSKSPVRARDDSPDAKGFRRSRS; from the exons ATGGCCCGCTTGTATGTTGGCAACTTGGATGCCCGGGTGACTGCTGGGGAACTTGAAGACGAGTTTCGTGTGTTTGGAGTTTTGCGAAG TGTCTGGGTTGCACGTAAGCCACCTGGTTTTGCGTTTATCGATTTTGATGACAAGCGGGATGCTGAGGATGCACTTCGTGATCTagatg GCAAGAATGGATGGAGGGTTGAGCTGTCTCGCAATGACCGTGGTGACCGTGGAGgtcgtggtggtggtgctggtggtggcggcggcggtcgtGATCGTGGTGGGTCTGATATGAAATGCTATGAATGTGGTGAATCTGGGCATTTTGCTCGTGAATGTCGTCTGCGTATTGGTTCTGGTGGTCTGGGCAGTGGAAGGCGTCGCAGCAggagccgcagccgcagccgcagccctAGGTACCGCAGGAGTCCGAGCTATGGCAGAAG AAGTTACAGCCCTCGTGATCGCTCTCCAAGACGCCGCAGTGCTTCTCCAGCCCCAGCCCGTGGTCGCAGCTATAGCAAGTCACCGGTCCGTGCCAGGGATGATTCTCCTGATGCTAAAGG GTTTCGCCGCAGCCGGAGTTAG
- the LOC123145835 gene encoding uncharacterized protein isoform X2, producing MSNTSGARRAARRQSQDGSADKVVVDLDASSPVAGNHHGLSVFPGARTSPIDVEALDDEVQALSPSQVPPPGVNRRTRGQPVAPFSLDEDAVLEENWRIIRQCATPFYLDDDAAMEDNRRTRSQFLTPLYLDEDAALEAMPSHNMWNKRQRVAPLICLSPEREEGSSLQSNNAMQVSQEPAKVVVPKEPNFTCPVCLNKLVEPSTTKCGHIFCAECIKQAIQFQKKCPTCRKALRKNNFHRIYLPNSDG from the exons ATGAGTAATACCAGCGGCGCACGGCGTGCCGCGAGGAGGCAATCGCAAGATGGATCTGCTGATAAAGTTGTTGTGGACTTGGATGCAAGCTCGCCGGTGGCGGGGAACCATCATGGGCTCTCGGTCTTCCCTGGTGCACGCACATCACCTATTGATGTGGAAGCTCTCGATGATGAAGTGCAGGCCCTATCGCCTTCACAAGTGCCTCCCCCG GGGGTGAACAGGAGAACTAGAGGGCAACCTGTGGCACCATTTTCTCTGGATGAAGATGCTGTCCTGGAAG AGAATTGGAGAATTATAAGGCAATGTGCGACACCATTTTATCTCGATGACGATGCTGCCATGGAAG ATAATCGGAGAACTAGAAGTCAATTTTTGACACCACTTTATCTGGATGAAGATGCTGCCCTGGAAG CTATGCCTTCTCATAACATGTGGAACAAACGCCAAAGGGTTGCGCCTTTGATATGTCTCTCCCCAGAAAGGGAAGAAGGGTCCAGCCTGCAG TCGAACAATGCGATGCAAGTTAGCCAAGAGCCTGCTAAGGTGGTGGTTCCAAAGGAACCGAATTTCACTTGCCCGGTGTGCCTTAACAAGCTGGTGGAGCCTTCGACAACAAAATGTGGCCATATCTTCTGCGCCGAGTGCATCAAGCAAGCCATCCAGTTTCAGAAAAAATGCCCTACTTGCCGCAAGGCCCTGAGGAAGAACAACTTCCACCGTATTTATCTTCCGAACTCAGATGGTTAA
- the LOC123145835 gene encoding E3 ubiquitin-protein ligase BRE1A isoform X1: protein MSNTSGARRAARRQSQDGSADKVVVDLDASSPVAGNHHGLSVFPGARTSPIDVEALDDEVQALSPSQVPPPGVNRRTRGQPVAPFSLDEDAVLEENWRIIRQCATPFYLDDDAAMEDNRRTRSQFLTPLYLDEDAALEDNAAMPSHNMWNKRQRVAPLICLSPEREEGSSLQSNNAMQVSQEPAKVVVPKEPNFTCPVCLNKLVEPSTTKCGHIFCAECIKQAIQFQKKCPTCRKALRKNNFHRIYLPNSDG, encoded by the exons ATGAGTAATACCAGCGGCGCACGGCGTGCCGCGAGGAGGCAATCGCAAGATGGATCTGCTGATAAAGTTGTTGTGGACTTGGATGCAAGCTCGCCGGTGGCGGGGAACCATCATGGGCTCTCGGTCTTCCCTGGTGCACGCACATCACCTATTGATGTGGAAGCTCTCGATGATGAAGTGCAGGCCCTATCGCCTTCACAAGTGCCTCCCCCG GGGGTGAACAGGAGAACTAGAGGGCAACCTGTGGCACCATTTTCTCTGGATGAAGATGCTGTCCTGGAAG AGAATTGGAGAATTATAAGGCAATGTGCGACACCATTTTATCTCGATGACGATGCTGCCATGGAAG ATAATCGGAGAACTAGAAGTCAATTTTTGACACCACTTTATCTGGATGAAGATGCTGCCCTGGAAG ATAATGCAGCTATGCCTTCTCATAACATGTGGAACAAACGCCAAAGGGTTGCGCCTTTGATATGTCTCTCCCCAGAAAGGGAAGAAGGGTCCAGCCTGCAG TCGAACAATGCGATGCAAGTTAGCCAAGAGCCTGCTAAGGTGGTGGTTCCAAAGGAACCGAATTTCACTTGCCCGGTGTGCCTTAACAAGCTGGTGGAGCCTTCGACAACAAAATGTGGCCATATCTTCTGCGCCGAGTGCATCAAGCAAGCCATCCAGTTTCAGAAAAAATGCCCTACTTGCCGCAAGGCCCTGAGGAAGAACAACTTCCACCGTATTTATCTTCCGAACTCAGATGGTTAA
- the LOC123145834 gene encoding cyclin-C1-1 has product MAANFWTSSHSKQLLDPEEVDVVPAADRERGVTPVEFRLVKIHMSFHIWRLAQQVKVRQRVIATAITYFRRVYTRKSMTEYDPRLVAPACLYLASKVEESTVQARLLVFYIKKMCGSDDKYRFEIKDILEMEMKLLEALDYYLVVYHPYRPLLQLLQDAGITDLTQFAWGLVNDTYKMDLILIYPPYMIALACIYIASVLKDKDTTSWFEELRVDMNIVKNISMEILDFYDTYKIDPQRGLQEDKIIPVMNKLPSKA; this is encoded by the exons ATGGCGGCCAACTTCTGGACGTCGTCGCACAG CAAGCAGCTGCTCGACCCGGAGGAGGTGGATGTGGTGCCGGCCGCGGACCGGGAGCGGGGCGTCACGCCCGTGGAGTTCCGCCTCGTCAAGATCCACATGTCCTTCC ATATATGGCGGTTGGCCCAGCAGGTCAAAGTTAGACAAAG AGTCATAGCTACTGCAATCACGTACTTCAGGCGTGTGTACACAAG AAAGAGCATGACAGAGTATGATCCTCGTTTGGTAGCACCAGCTTGTTTGTATTTGGCATCAAAGGTAGAGGAAAGCACCGTGCAAGCAAGGCTTCTTGTATTTTACATCAAGAAGATGTGTG GTTCTGATGACAAGTACCGATTTGAAATCAAAGATATCCTTGAAATGGAAATGAAGCTCCTGGAAGCACTCGACTATTATTTGGTTGTTTACCATCCATACCGTCCTCTTCTACA GTTATTGCAGGATGCTGGCATAACAGATCTGACACAATTTGCCTG GGGCCTTGTCAATGATACTTACAAGATGGATCTCATTCTCATATATCCTCCTTATATGATTGCATTGGCCTGCATATACATTGCAAGCGTTCTTAAAGATAAGGACACAACCTCGTGGTTTGAAGAACTCCGTGTTGACATGAACATT GTTAAGAATATCTCAATGGAAATCTTGGACTTCTACGACACCTACAAGATTGATCCTCAAAGGGGCCTCCAGGAGGACAAGATCATCCCTGTGATGAACAAGTTGCCATCAAAGGCCTGA